Proteins encoded within one genomic window of Companilactobacillus sp.:
- a CDS encoding MFS transporter — MVNSQKKYYPTAFALYFAYFILGIALSIMGQFKPEFAQAWGATRLPSGAIDESMVVSVIAAYGLGRLIAYPFAGPVSDKIGRRVSGFIGIALYAIFFFGIINVHSMWIAYGMGVLNGVANSFLDTCISPSVMEIFPKSASIANLFTKFAITIAQFLLPFAIGLVASAHMSYKVIFIFCGVVMVIDAILILILPFPQQNVVNVQDDTKKAKQSKIHFSGAAIASILIGFTSSTTFMIWLNCNQELGKSYGISDPSVLQSFYAVGATIAVLLTAQLIHKGIKETTILILYPSISVVMLLLCYLIESPFILYVGSFVIGYAAAGGVLQLATSTTISFFPSNKGLATSLVMIASAIANYAVLSTAAYLTKVTGTDAPRMIIILNVIITIIGIGLAIIVKRHKSEPAVVASPEN; from the coding sequence ATGGTTAACAGTCAGAAGAAGTATTACCCAACTGCTTTTGCACTATATTTTGCTTATTTTATTTTAGGAATTGCATTATCGATCATGGGTCAATTCAAACCTGAATTTGCCCAAGCTTGGGGAGCAACTCGCTTACCAAGTGGTGCCATTGATGAATCGATGGTCGTTTCAGTCATTGCCGCTTATGGTTTAGGGCGTTTAATTGCTTATCCGTTTGCTGGACCAGTTTCAGATAAGATAGGAAGAAGAGTGAGTGGATTTATCGGAATCGCTCTATACGCAATATTCTTCTTTGGAATCATCAACGTTCATTCAATGTGGATCGCATACGGAATGGGTGTGTTGAATGGTGTAGCAAATTCATTTCTTGATACTTGTATTTCACCAAGTGTCATGGAAATTTTTCCAAAGTCAGCATCAATCGCTAACTTGTTCACCAAATTTGCCATCACTATCGCACAATTCTTGTTGCCATTTGCAATTGGTTTAGTCGCAAGTGCCCACATGTCTTATAAAGTTATTTTCATTTTCTGTGGAGTAGTCATGGTGATCGATGCAATTTTAATTCTCATCTTGCCATTCCCACAACAAAATGTTGTGAATGTTCAAGATGATACTAAAAAAGCCAAACAGTCTAAGATACATTTTTCAGGAGCTGCAATTGCTTCGATCCTGATTGGCTTTACTAGTTCCACAACATTTATGATCTGGTTGAACTGTAATCAGGAATTAGGGAAGAGTTACGGAATCAGTGACCCGAGTGTTCTGCAATCATTTTATGCAGTCGGAGCAACGATTGCCGTCTTGTTAACTGCTCAATTAATTCATAAGGGAATCAAGGAGACAACAATCTTGATCCTGTATCCAAGTATCTCAGTCGTCATGCTTTTATTATGTTATCTAATTGAAAGTCCGTTTATTTTATATGTCGGAAGTTTTGTAATTGGCTACGCAGCTGCCGGAGGAGTTCTTCAATTAGCAACTTCAACAACAATCAGCTTTTTCCCAAGTAATAAAGGATTAGCTACTTCATTAGTTATGATTGCATCTGCAATTGCCAATTACGCAGTGCTATCAACAGCTGCATATTTGACAAAAGTAACCGGAACAGACGCACCAAGAATGATCATTATTTTAAACGTGATCATC
- the aroE gene encoding shikimate dehydrogenase, which yields MESRIDGHTIMLGLLGSPVGHSGSPAMYNYSFEQAGINYAYLAFDIQENQMEQALTEMKVLNMRGANVTMPCKKAAAQLVDDLSPAARLIGAVNTIVNDDGKLTGYNTDGAGYVENLRQHGVAPEDAVVTLLGAGGASTAIAVQLALDGAKEIHIFNPKDAFYKNAELTAEKISKEVSSCKVTVGDINSQKELNESIQRSNILANATKAGMAPNFSQTNITDASVYRPDLVVTDTVYNPEVTQMLADAKEHGSTTIGGKGMLLWQGAAAFKLYTGKTMPVKQVQQLFFSNSGGN from the coding sequence ATGGAGTCTAGAATTGATGGACATACGATTATGTTAGGTCTGCTCGGTTCTCCGGTCGGACATTCTGGTTCTCCGGCTATGTACAATTACAGTTTTGAACAAGCAGGAATCAATTACGCTTATCTTGCTTTTGACATTCAAGAAAATCAAATGGAACAAGCTTTAACAGAGATGAAAGTTTTGAACATGCGTGGAGCTAACGTGACAATGCCTTGTAAAAAAGCTGCTGCGCAGTTGGTTGATGACTTGTCGCCAGCCGCTAGATTGATTGGCGCTGTTAATACGATTGTTAACGACGATGGTAAGTTAACTGGCTATAACACCGATGGTGCAGGCTATGTTGAAAACCTGCGTCAGCACGGAGTTGCACCTGAAGATGCAGTTGTAACTTTGTTAGGAGCCGGTGGAGCAAGTACTGCAATTGCCGTTCAATTAGCATTAGATGGCGCTAAGGAGATTCATATTTTTAACCCAAAAGACGCTTTTTATAAAAATGCGGAATTAACTGCGGAGAAGATTTCCAAAGAAGTTTCAAGTTGTAAAGTTACCGTCGGCGATATTAATAGCCAAAAGGAATTGAACGAATCCATCCAACGGAGCAATATTTTAGCAAATGCTACCAAGGCTGGTATGGCACCAAACTTCAGCCAAACTAACATCACGGATGCTTCAGTTTATCGTCCAGATCTAGTAGTAACGGATACAGTCTATAATCCTGAAGTTACACAAATGCTAGCTGATGCCAAAGAACATGGCAGTACCACGATTGGTGGCAAAGGGATGCTGTTGTGGCAAGGAGCCGCAGCGTTCAAGCTATACACTGGAAAAACAATGCCAGTAAAACAAGTTCAACAACTATTCTTCTCAAATAGTGGAGGAAACTAA
- a CDS encoding shikimate dehydrogenase: MEKRISGTTGLFTLLGSPVGHSGSPAMYNFSFQQQGLDYAYLAFDVKKDQMPEAINALKLFKVRGSNVTMPCKTVAASLVDDLSPAAKIIGAINVIVNDNGKLTGHITDGIGFVRNLKENGVEVAGKKLVVLGAGGAATALQVQSALDGAEAISIFNQDDDFYQNAEQTKNKINEAKPEVEVNVYPLADQEKLKSEIVDADILVNATIVGMKPLDGQSLVDKSFLRKDLVVADTVYNPLKTKLIEDAESLGCTTAPGKGMLLWQGAAAYTLFTGKEMPTAEYQAYEAEQAKVKQ, from the coding sequence ATGGAAAAACGTATTTCAGGTACTACAGGATTATTCACATTGTTAGGTTCACCCGTTGGACACTCAGGTTCGCCAGCAATGTATAACTTCAGTTTTCAGCAACAAGGATTAGATTATGCTTACTTGGCTTTTGATGTTAAAAAAGACCAGATGCCAGAGGCTATCAATGCTTTAAAGTTATTTAAAGTAAGAGGAAGTAACGTCACAATGCCATGTAAGACCGTGGCCGCAAGCCTAGTTGACGACTTATCGCCAGCAGCCAAGATCATTGGAGCAATCAATGTTATCGTCAATGACAACGGAAAACTAACTGGACACATCACAGATGGAATCGGGTTTGTACGTAACCTGAAAGAAAATGGCGTTGAAGTTGCTGGTAAAAAGTTAGTTGTCTTAGGTGCCGGCGGTGCTGCTACTGCATTGCAAGTTCAAAGTGCTTTAGATGGTGCCGAAGCTATTTCAATTTTTAATCAAGATGACGATTTCTATCAAAATGCTGAACAAACTAAGAACAAGATCAACGAGGCTAAACCAGAAGTTGAGGTTAATGTTTATCCCTTAGCTGACCAAGAAAAATTGAAGTCAGAAATTGTTGATGCTGATATTTTAGTGAATGCAACTATCGTTGGAATGAAGCCACTAGATGGTCAATCATTAGTAGATAAAAGTTTTTTGAGAAAAGATTTGGTGGTTGCGGATACTGTCTACAATCCATTGAAGACTAAATTGATCGAAGATGCTGAGAGTTTAGGCTGCACAACAGCACCAGGAAAAGGGATGTTGTTGTGGCAAGGAGCTGCCGCATACACACTATTTACTGGCAAAGAAATGCCAACTGCAGAATATCAGGCTTATGAAGCTGAACAAGCTAAGGTAAAGCAATAA
- a CDS encoding SDR family NAD(P)-dependent oxidoreductase, which yields MTNNWLGLTDKVVVITGAVGGMGTKFSNDFAEQGAKVVLVDLLKDKTEELAKQITDKYGVETLAVQCNTTDEDEVDAAVKKVVDKFGKVDVLVNTAAILRFSPLEDLRLDEWKQALNVNITGYFLMSQRFGRVMIEQKHGTLVHISTAASLSPETYSGAYSTTKAAVNMMSKQMAAEWGQFGLRSNCVLPCLVKTPLSENFYSDPKVEDGRKRLVASKRIGNLTDISNTVLFMASDRSDYTNGSEIPVDGGIHMMISDMIPKPGGRRQYAIDHHAPAKK from the coding sequence ATGACTAACAATTGGTTAGGACTAACAGATAAAGTCGTCGTCATCACAGGTGCTGTCGGCGGAATGGGAACGAAATTTTCCAATGACTTCGCTGAACAAGGTGCCAAAGTGGTTTTGGTCGACTTGTTAAAAGACAAGACAGAAGAATTGGCAAAGCAAATTACTGATAAGTATGGTGTTGAAACATTAGCAGTTCAATGCAATACCACAGATGAAGATGAGGTTGATGCAGCTGTTAAAAAGGTTGTTGATAAATTTGGAAAAGTCGATGTATTAGTCAATACAGCCGCAATCCTACGTTTTTCACCACTCGAAGATTTACGCCTAGACGAATGGAAACAAGCTTTGAACGTCAATATCACAGGATACTTCTTGATGTCGCAAAGATTTGGCCGTGTCATGATTGAGCAAAAACACGGAACATTGGTTCATATTTCAACAGCCGCTTCACTTTCTCCAGAAACATACAGTGGTGCATACAGCACAACTAAAGCAGCTGTTAACATGATGTCGAAACAAATGGCAGCTGAGTGGGGACAATTTGGACTACGTAGTAACTGTGTTCTCCCATGCTTAGTCAAAACACCATTGTCAGAAAACTTCTACAGCGATCCTAAGGTAGAAGATGGCAGAAAACGCTTGGTAGCCAGCAAGAGAATTGGTAATCTAACTGACATTTCCAACACTGTTTTGTTCATGGCCAGTGACAGATCAGATTACACAAATGGTTCAGAAATTCCTGTTGACGGCGGAATCCATATGATGATCTCCGATATGATTCCAAAGCCAGGTGGCAGACGTCAATATGCAATTGACCATCATGCTCCAGCAAAGAAATAA
- a CDS encoding sugar phosphate isomerase/epimerase family protein yields the protein MTKANPITISSWTLGDKCSFEDRCKAASEAGYDGIGLRAETYVDALNEGLTDEDILDILDKYNIKCTEVEYIVQWCEEPRSYEQKYKEQACFHMCDLFGVKHINTGLMEDYSVEYTAKKLQELAARAGDLIIALEPMPYSGLPNLDKTWKIMQKADCDNVYMLLDMWHWVRADQPYDLLTKEQAKKVISIQLDDAYTRPYADSILRDESMHDRLAPGAGDLDTAGFVKMIKDAGVDPKVIGVEVISDNYMAKGIKYVADYTYKQTVDVLKQAWPEILKETIHA from the coding sequence ATGACAAAAGCAAATCCTATTACAATTAGTTCTTGGACACTCGGAGACAAATGTAGTTTTGAAGATCGTTGCAAAGCTGCAAGTGAAGCTGGCTACGATGGTATTGGCTTGAGAGCTGAAACTTATGTTGATGCATTAAATGAAGGTTTAACTGATGAAGATATTTTAGATATTCTCGACAAGTACAACATCAAATGTACTGAAGTTGAATATATTGTTCAATGGTGTGAAGAACCTCGTTCATATGAACAAAAATATAAGGAACAAGCTTGCTTCCACATGTGCGACTTGTTTGGCGTAAAGCATATCAATACTGGATTAATGGAAGATTATTCTGTTGAATATACAGCTAAGAAATTGCAAGAATTAGCTGCACGTGCTGGAGACTTGATCATCGCGCTTGAACCAATGCCATACAGTGGTTTGCCAAACTTGGATAAGACTTGGAAGATCATGCAAAAAGCTGATTGCGACAATGTTTATATGCTACTAGATATGTGGCACTGGGTCAGAGCTGACCAACCATACGATCTTTTGACAAAGGAACAAGCCAAGAAAGTTATTTCGATTCAATTAGACGATGCTTATACCCGTCCATATGCAGATTCGATTTTACGTGACGAATCAATGCATGACCGTTTAGCACCAGGTGCTGGAGATCTTGATACAGCTGGATTCGTCAAGATGATCAAAGATGCAGGAGTTGATCCTAAAGTTATCGGTGTTGAAGTTATTTCCGACAACTATATGGCAAAAGGTATCAAATATGTGGCTGATTATACTTATAAACAAACGGTTGATGTTTTGAAACAAGCATGGCCAGAAATTTTAAAAGAAACGATTCACGCTTAA
- a CDS encoding LysR family transcriptional regulator: protein MNLDHLRYFVALSSTENYTQTAKMLHITQPSLTKAIHSLESELSVQLFQKTGRGVTLTPAGRLFANSAASSLISLNKSIAQVKNFNQQKTIIRLASIRTLSIKWIPEIAQRFLQYTANPSVNFQFNTDTGLSPDILNGLRSKKYDVAFCSRLDEYNDIDFFPVAEQTLVCITPINHPLANRSSVNLKETLAYPQVTFSERSGLHSILGKLFDDVGGKPISAYSVEEDQTIAGLVANNFGIAVVPNMSILQTLPVKIIPLSYPKWHRILYMATLKQNQFQPETDNFVKFVREQSEQITINNI from the coding sequence ATGAATTTAGATCATTTAAGATATTTCGTTGCACTTTCGAGCACGGAAAATTATACCCAAACGGCGAAAATGTTACATATTACACAACCGAGTTTGACTAAAGCAATCCACTCTTTGGAGAGTGAATTATCAGTTCAGCTTTTTCAAAAAACTGGACGTGGCGTGACTCTAACACCGGCTGGACGACTGTTTGCCAACAGTGCTGCCTCCTCTTTGATCTCTTTGAACAAAAGTATTGCTCAAGTTAAAAATTTTAATCAGCAAAAAACTATTATTCGTCTAGCCTCGATTCGTACCTTGAGTATTAAATGGATTCCTGAAATTGCCCAAAGATTTCTGCAATATACCGCCAATCCTTCCGTCAACTTTCAATTCAACACTGATACTGGACTATCCCCAGACATTTTAAATGGACTACGTTCGAAGAAGTATGACGTTGCCTTTTGTTCACGATTAGACGAATACAACGATATTGATTTTTTCCCAGTTGCTGAACAAACTCTTGTCTGCATCACACCAATCAATCATCCCTTAGCCAATCGTTCAAGCGTTAACCTTAAAGAAACTTTGGCATACCCACAGGTAACTTTCTCAGAGCGAAGCGGTTTGCATTCCATTTTAGGGAAACTATTTGACGATGTCGGTGGAAAGCCCATCAGCGCATATTCTGTTGAAGAGGACCAGACTATTGCTGGATTGGTTGCCAATAATTTTGGGATTGCTGTGGTTCCTAATATGTCTATTTTGCAGACTTTACCAGTTAAAATCATTCCATTGTCATACCCTAAATGGCATCGAATCTTGTATATGGCCACGTTGAAGCAAAATCAATTTCAACCGGAGACGGATAACTTTGTAAAATTTGTTAGGGAGCAGAGCGAACAAATAACAATTAATAATATTTAA
- the aroD gene encoding type I 3-dehydroquinate dehydratase, with amino-acid sequence MSQTKAVQFGNIQLGTGIPKIAVPITGKTSDEVIQQAEKIILEKPDLVEWRIDFFNDVTDADKLKAIAEKLRSTLNVPLLTTFRTHGEGGELELSDEKYFEICHNIIAFGQTDGVDIELYHESNSVLSLLVAAKEQGIVSIMSNHDFEKTPDKIDIENRLTKMSEMGADVAKMAVMPETADDVLTLLEATNNVQNKLATPIITMSMGDLGKVTRISGEVFGSAVTFATVGAASAPGQIPINNLRNDLNDLKLK; translated from the coding sequence GTGAGTCAAACAAAAGCTGTACAATTTGGAAACATCCAATTAGGAACTGGCATACCTAAGATTGCTGTACCAATCACGGGTAAGACCAGTGACGAGGTCATTCAACAGGCTGAAAAAATTATTCTTGAAAAACCTGATCTGGTTGAATGGAGAATCGATTTTTTCAATGACGTGACTGATGCTGACAAATTAAAAGCTATCGCTGAAAAACTCAGATCGACCTTAAATGTGCCCTTATTGACGACTTTTCGGACTCATGGTGAAGGTGGAGAACTTGAATTAAGCGATGAGAAATATTTCGAGATCTGCCACAATATTATTGCCTTTGGACAAACTGATGGTGTCGATATCGAACTCTATCACGAGTCAAACTCGGTATTGTCGCTGCTAGTGGCCGCAAAAGAACAGGGTATAGTTTCCATTATGAGTAACCATGACTTTGAAAAGACTCCGGACAAGATCGATATCGAAAATCGATTGACGAAGATGTCAGAGATGGGTGCCGATGTCGCTAAAATGGCAGTGATGCCAGAAACGGCTGACGACGTTTTGACGTTATTAGAGGCAACCAACAACGTCCAAAATAAATTGGCCACTCCGATCATTACCATGTCGATGGGAGATTTAGGCAAGGTAACTAGAATTTCAGGTGAGGTATTTGGCTCAGCGGTAACATTTGCTACAGTCGGAGCAGCTTCAGCTCCAGGTCAAATCCCCATCAATAATTTGAGAAATGATTTAAATGATTTGAAATTAAAGTAA
- a CDS encoding shikimate dehydrogenase yields the protein MTERIDGHTILIGLMAYPIRHSMSPTMHNNAFAKLGLNYAYLAFDVDNDRLPKAIDAIRTLDMRGSNISMPNKQKVIPLLDKLDPAAKMVGAVNTIVNDNGILTGYTTDGTGFMKSLDDEGLNIRGEKMTLAGAGGAGTAIAIQAALDGVKEISIFNAKDPSWENAKRNVDIINEKTDCHATLHSIEDKTDFKNEIANSYIYCDSTGVGMKPLEDMTLVEDPNWFRPEMIVFDTVYAPRTTKLMKVAQQAGVKHVFNGLGMMLEQGAEAFKLWTGKEMPVEYIRELLFSEDK from the coding sequence ATGACAGAACGAATTGATGGACATACGATATTAATTGGCTTGATGGCTTATCCCATCCGCCATTCGATGTCGCCAACTATGCACAATAATGCTTTTGCAAAATTAGGTTTGAATTATGCCTATTTAGCATTTGACGTCGACAATGACCGATTGCCGAAAGCTATCGATGCAATCAGGACCTTGGATATGCGTGGATCAAATATCTCGATGCCGAATAAGCAAAAGGTTATCCCATTGTTGGATAAATTGGACCCAGCTGCCAAAATGGTCGGGGCCGTCAACACTATCGTTAACGACAACGGTATTTTAACTGGCTATACTACTGATGGAACTGGCTTTATGAAGTCACTTGATGACGAGGGATTAAATATTCGTGGCGAAAAAATGACGCTCGCTGGAGCTGGCGGAGCAGGAACAGCAATTGCTATTCAAGCAGCTCTCGATGGAGTTAAAGAGATATCGATTTTTAACGCCAAGGATCCTTCATGGGAAAATGCCAAACGCAATGTCGACATTATCAATGAAAAAACTGACTGTCACGCTACCTTACATTCAATCGAAGACAAGACGGATTTCAAAAATGAAATTGCTAATTCATACATTTACTGTGACTCTACTGGCGTAGGCATGAAACCATTAGAAGATATGACTTTAGTTGAAGATCCAAATTGGTTCAGACCCGAAATGATCGTGTTTGATACAGTCTATGCTCCAAGAACGACTAAGTTGATGAAAGTTGCTCAACAGGCTGGTGTAAAGCACGTCTTCAATGGTTTAGGAATGATGCTTGAACAAGGTGCGGAAGCCTTCAAGTTGTGGACAGGCAAGGAAATGCCGGTTGAATACATTCGAGAGTTGTTGTTCTCTGAAGACAAGTAG
- a CDS encoding LysR family transcriptional regulator — MNIKHLVYFRELAHTQHMSQAAENLGISQPTLSYSIDNLEKQLGVPLFEHEGRNIKLSRFGEIYLKFVTRGLDEIQRGDAILEQLLNVNEGNIRMGFTYTLGQKLIPETLSAFQKKADTENISFELFQGNTNELLDSLLKEKFDFVLSSKIDELNGVPIKNKLNFLPIIQQEIMLAVPADHPLAQQDSVELKDIADEPLIAFAKTDHMRTLIDEIFTNAGIVPNIKYEVEEDHTLTGFVQFHQGIALVPNLPQLDQTKVKLLHIKNNQVVHQIYMVLKNNRFLTPSVSRFQNFLTDFCKQNYKHQHKLL; from the coding sequence ATGAATATCAAACACTTAGTTTATTTTCGAGAATTAGCTCACACGCAGCACATGTCGCAAGCTGCTGAAAACTTAGGCATTTCACAGCCGACACTCAGTTATTCAATTGATAACTTGGAAAAGCAATTGGGCGTGCCACTATTTGAACATGAAGGTCGCAACATTAAATTGTCGCGTTTTGGAGAAATCTATCTAAAGTTCGTTACTCGCGGATTGGATGAGATCCAACGTGGCGATGCCATTTTGGAGCAATTATTAAATGTCAACGAAGGAAATATCCGCATGGGTTTCACCTATACGTTAGGTCAGAAGCTGATTCCAGAAACATTGTCAGCGTTCCAGAAAAAAGCTGACACCGAAAATATTTCGTTTGAATTATTCCAAGGCAATACTAACGAATTACTAGATAGCCTCTTGAAGGAAAAATTTGATTTCGTGCTGTCCTCAAAAATTGACGAGCTCAACGGCGTTCCCATCAAAAACAAGTTGAACTTTTTACCGATCATCCAACAAGAGATCATGTTAGCCGTTCCCGCTGATCATCCTTTAGCTCAACAAGATAGCGTTGAATTAAAAGATATCGCTGATGAGCCATTGATAGCTTTCGCAAAAACTGATCACATGCGAACTTTGATCGACGAGATTTTTACAAACGCCGGTATCGTCCCCAACATCAAATATGAAGTTGAAGAAGATCACACGTTAACTGGTTTCGTGCAATTCCATCAAGGAATCGCCCTGGTTCCCAATTTGCCACAACTTGACCAAACTAAAGTTAAATTGTTGCACATCAAAAACAATCAAGTCGTCCATCAAATATACATGGTCTTAAAAAACAATCGTTTCCTAACGCCATCAGTTTCCAGATTTCAAAACTTTTTGACTGACTTCTGCAAGCAAAATTACAAACATCAACATAAATTACTTTAG
- a CDS encoding MFS transporter translates to MDTKQKMRLGFHLYLNYFVHGMAIVILAQNMVPLGQQWDVSVARVSMVISSLGIGRLIVLYFSGRLSDRFGRKIFIKLGIWTYIPFFLGIIVSSNVYVAYFCGILAGMANSFLDSGTYPALMELFPTRAASANVFIKAFISAGELLLPILVTVVETNHIWYGVNFILCAVILFVNFFFISKLEFPKQLTAQQKIIAESHPKMTFLGKVNAVTLTIYGYISMSTFYLVSQWLTKYGQEVLKLGMANARFLVSVYSIGSLTGVVLITILTSRRIKSVYVMMVSTIISLLALLAMTFILNQTTIFISSFVIGMSAAGGVMQVGLVIMSELFPTKKGTITGIYYTAGAISSFTIPVITGYLYKFGVQSIMIFDCFIALIGAICGLIVFFNRRQLAIEKD, encoded by the coding sequence ATGGACACAAAGCAAAAGATGAGGTTGGGGTTTCATCTTTATTTGAACTACTTTGTCCATGGAATGGCGATTGTCATTTTGGCGCAGAATATGGTCCCATTAGGGCAACAATGGGACGTTTCAGTTGCCAGAGTTTCAATGGTAATTTCTTCATTAGGAATCGGGCGCTTGATAGTCTTGTATTTTTCGGGACGATTGTCGGATCGATTCGGTCGAAAGATATTTATTAAATTGGGGATCTGGACTTATATTCCGTTTTTCTTAGGAATAATTGTCAGTTCTAACGTTTATGTAGCTTATTTTTGCGGAATTTTAGCCGGAATGGCTAATTCATTTTTAGATTCAGGTACGTATCCAGCTTTGATGGAGTTGTTCCCAACCCGAGCAGCTTCAGCCAACGTTTTTATTAAGGCCTTTATTTCGGCTGGGGAATTGCTGTTGCCAATTTTGGTTACCGTCGTCGAAACCAATCATATCTGGTATGGTGTAAACTTCATTCTCTGTGCCGTGATCTTATTCGTCAATTTCTTCTTTATTTCCAAACTAGAATTTCCAAAACAATTGACTGCTCAACAAAAAATTATCGCCGAGTCTCATCCAAAGATGACTTTTCTGGGAAAAGTTAACGCAGTCACACTGACAATTTACGGTTATATCTCAATGTCGACTTTTTACTTAGTCAGTCAATGGCTCACAAAGTATGGTCAGGAAGTATTAAAATTGGGCATGGCTAACGCTAGATTTTTAGTCAGCGTCTACAGTATCGGATCTTTGACGGGCGTTGTTTTGATCACAATTTTAACTAGCCGTCGGATCAAATCGGTCTACGTAATGATGGTCAGCACCATCATTTCGTTATTAGCGTTATTAGCAATGACGTTTATTCTGAATCAAACAACGATCTTCATTTCCTCATTTGTTATTGGTATGTCAGCTGCCGGAGGAGTCATGCAAGTTGGATTAGTGATCATGAGTGAATTGTTCCCAACCAAAAAGGGAACTATCACAGGGATTTATTACACAGCTGGAGCCATTTCATCGTTTACCATTCCAGTCATCACTGGATACTTGTATAAATTTGGTGTCCAAAGCATCATGATCTTTGACTGCTTTATTGCCTTGATCGGTGCAATCTGTGGATTAATCGTCTTTTTCAATCGCCGTCAATTAGCGATAGAAAAAGACTAG